TGTCTTAGTACTTATTCCACAAATTacacccataattaatataagaTCTCTCGTTTTGCAGAGGCCCCAATCTCCTGACCCTGACAAAACGACCTCCCAAGCAGAGATAACATCATAATCTGCTCTCTAAAGGAGTTGCATAGAATTTCATACACaaattgttctttttttttttgtattttttcttctGAATTATATAAAAATCTTGTTATAAACCCCCGAGAATACTAATGTCTCTTATTGTTAGAAATGCCACAGTACCGCGAGCCGGAATCAATTAGCCAATGGATAGACGTACACATATTTAGCTTGTGAATCCGATACACGATGTTGCATCTTCTCCACTTAAAGTAGGATTCGATGAGGCATCCCACGCATCCGCTGTTATGAATTGCATCCATGAATCATCTTTATCATTTTCGACTTCATCCATGCATGGCGATGATCCAATTGGCACGTCCGGTGACATAGTTTCATAGTCATTGCTACTTAGCATCTGAGAACTTTCAACAAATGGTATACTACATTGGCCAACTTGATCTTCTGTTACTTCAGTGCATACCCCGTTTTTCTTGAACACACGACATAACGCGTAAGAATCCTACAAATCAAGGAAGCAGAATTAGTAATACGAGAGGTCAAAAATATAcacagtaaaaaaaaattaagaaaaactgACTCAGATTATTACATAGTGTATTTCTCTACCAAGCTATCTACAAATTAGAAACTTCACAGAAAGGATATATCATATATACAGCTCAACAGGATATGCAGAATTGTTTTCATGAGTGATGAGATTAAAAATTGGTAGTGAACTAAAGTGCTAAAAGTAGTGTTCGATGTGTAGAGGAAATTTTGGGGAATAAAGTGCATATGGACATAAAATATAATTGACTTGGAGGATTATGGGAGGAATAAAGTGAAAAGCAGATTAAACCGACACCATCTATCAAACCATGTAAAAGGTAATGGTTTGATGGATAACATACAATTATCTGTTGGTCACTGTTATTGAATGAACAACAGAGAAAGAGATCTACAGATAGAGAGCGGTACTTTTGTCTCATGTGGAATGAATAGAACCCAATTATTTAATAGGAACAGAAGAGACAAAGTAAGGTTCACGTAGAGATCTAACTAAGCCAGTCCAAGCAAAGAATATATCTAACTAATTAACTAATAAAGCCCTAACTTTCCATGCACGTTAATTCTTCTTCTTGCCCcttaaattgatgatttactatTTATGTTGTTAAAGGGGTCTTTCCATATTACAGATTGTGTATACTACACACCCCTTAAATTTTACCTCCCAAAGTTCTTTCTAGGGGAAATTTCCAAACCCTTTTTTCATGTAGAAAATAAAAAAGGATAAGAAGAaatgatcaaaataaaataaagttagttcatcaaattataagaatgttgaatctaggtcaattttgtttctttttgaacCATACTTGATTTGATTCATTGATGACATGAAACAAaagaattaattaattaattgttTCATCACCCGATGATCTTTGTCGTTGAAGAAGTTTATAGTTTATACCATTCAATCTTTGCATGGTTTTTTATACGTGAGGATATTGATTACCTTAAAAACCATTATAAATAGACTACATTACGGCAAATTTTAACTAAAAATATGATCATAATTTTTAGGTATGTAATTTGAGGATTGAATGGCTTTGATTAGATATATTTGCTAGATAATAAGATGGAAATGAAGGAACCTGAATCCCTAGAGTATCTTCGCAATCCTTGTCGTCCAGGCGATATTCATGCATGACCCAATCTGTCCTGATACCTTGAGGAGCTCTTCCTCTGTAGTACACCAATGTCTTCTTCATTCCAATGGCCCGATTTTGACTACTAACTCTTCTATCTTTCCCTGTTGATTTCCAGTATCCCGCACGAGTTGCCCTGTTTGTCCTGAACCCATTAGGATATTTACGATCTCGAGGTCCAAAAAAATACCATTCTGGATCTCTACTAGGCAAGAATGACTTCTCTGCAATATTCATGATCAAACAAAACCAAGACATGTCAAAGACAAAGAGTACAAAATTAAGAATTAGGCTAAAGCGCAAGATCATTGAAGGCACACACTTATGGAATATGGGACATTGATGAGAGATCCGTCACTGGTGATTTTTTAATACATACTACGAGGAATAACAGTGAAAAATTAACTAAGTACCTTATAAGCATATCACTTGTTGAACtaaaatgagaagaagaaaaaacaaggcaattttttttaaaggaaacgGAAACATCAGTTGATACTGATCAGGAGAGGGGATCGTTTATTTTTTGGTGCATGCATAAATGTTAAGACTAAAGAGTTGAGACAAAACATAACAATAATGATGAAAAGACCTGCTAATTCCCAAGGTTCGCATTTGTAAAGATCAACCTCAGGGATTATATCTAGTTCAATCTTGAGCCCATGAATTTTTCTTTTCAGATAGTAATTTACAAGCTCTTCGTCTGTCGGATGGAACCGAAAACCTGGTGGCAATCCAACCGGCGCCATTGTATTAATTAATCAAGAAGCTAGTAAAACTAATTCCTTGGTAGATATGGGTCGATTATCTCAGGGAAATTTATTTTGATCAATAATTCTGATGAATGATCTAGTTAGCTAGTGGTTGGTTTTACCAATCTTGCTCATAGtaattgagagagagagagagagtgtgaGGGAGAGGGAGGTATTAGCCATATAGAAGAACACATATATACTGATAGTAGTGACTATTTACTGATGATCATAGAGGCCAGGGAGGAAATATGGACGGGGAAAAAAAGGATTCAAAGTAGGATGTCTTTGATAGTCAATTTTCACTTTAGCTTTTGATTTTATTGATTCTCAGACAATCGTTAACTGCAAGCCCATCGATAATTAATGCATGGATATCACACATTCTCAGAGGCCTCGACCTGGTTGCTTAACTAATTTACAATATTTATTTTCTTGCGTCATTTATTCAGCCCTCTACAgccaaactttttttttcattCGAAAATAAATCCTCCTAGCACATGGGATAAGTAACCGCTGGACCACGGTAACGGCTGCAATAACTTGATGACGTTATTGATCGACATACACAGAGCCGGGTCCGTAACATTGATTGATCAACATTTCTATCCCATATATTTAGAATTATTTGGAGTTGCGATAGTACATTTTTGAATAAACTTGAGTGgcattatatcagaagagacggGTCATAAATATATCACATAACTATATTGTTAATTCTTAATCAAACACTAACcaaagaaaactaaaataataatccGATTtaattttccaccaacggtactattaAAAGTTTACtaatcccaaagaagattttaaatGAAGGCAAAACAAAATGTTTTAGCTAGTTTGATTATCTCTATCTCTAATTAACAAGTTTGCTTCCCACACAATCAATAGAGGTGTGTGTTCAAGGGAtgaatttataaagatacaagaatccCTATTTATAGAGTTAAGACCAATGTTTGTTTAGAAACAAGATCTATCAATTTCAAAAATACTAAAGATTTGCAATATATATATTTGTACTCAAAATTAGCAAATACCATTTATATTCTAACTCATAAATCGATTTTCTCACATAGAatgacaactaagatttgctagagAACTTTCATATATATACTTTACTAATTTAGAAACTAGAGATATGCATAACTCTGGCATTTGGTAAACATATAATTCAATACCAAAACAGATATTGAAAAATCGGTTCCAGGATCTTGCCTTGAATAtcaaaggaatatatttgaataaTAAGATATTAGAGTTTAGTACATGTTCACCTACTATGTCAACGCTTATGAACATTCCCAGTCTAACTCATGTACATCTCGATGTCTGTAGAAATCCCAAGATAACATACATATCAAAAATGTACAAGTAAGTCAGACATTCGGTCCTAGGACCGGTCATAACTTGGAATCATTCATGGGATCAATCCTTGCCACAAGGGATGGGTTcttttacaaggatcgatcattggatcataaatatatataatattggGCCTGAGATAGGTCATGAACCCACTTTTCAACTACGAAATAATATTTGCTAGTCATCTTCCTTAACTATGATTCTGAACTTGTTTTAAACTTAATTTCGAAGGTTTGTATTCATCCGGAATTCAATACACTAAATAAAAAGTTACCAATTAGTGCAGTATCAAGAACACGAAGTCCTTAGATAAACCATACTTCGCAACTCCGTATACTTAAGTTGTAGAAACAAATATCGTGTACATTTTTTATGATACTTTGATGATAGCATAATTACCAAGTCACCAATATTAAAGTGATTGTAACAAActtaacttcgcatgttatgttttaagTGAATAAAgacttgaaaaaaaattaaaaaaatagaaattaaacaGGTCAAGTTTGTAGTTATTAAACTCGAACTGGAGGGTGATGTCTTCATTGTCTTCGGTACGTCTTCAGGTTTTCATGAGTAACCAGAGCATGTATCAACATCTCTATGTTCCTAGTCTAActtaacgaagttgactttagtaatcgACTCAACTAAACTTAataaacaaacttgacatactaacgcttgatgggttcaaccaagcaatgctctaaaattAGGATTTTAATCGCATTATTGTTGGTTTATCCCTAATTTCTTTTTTGATTCTCTTGCCGAGCGTGTTCGATCTTTAATACtgagatattttgcatttctAGTCTTATTTGTTTCCAAGTTGTTTCTTCTTATAATTTTTTACCAATttcctttttttatatatattgttgatggtggtttatagattagggttaaaatcgtaaaaccctagtcagacagtgacgtcacaaaacttgagtaataatgtctccaccaagcgcatttattgaacccttTAATATGTCTGCGAGAAAATTACCAGAGTACCTTTTTTTAATActaatcagggtttcgataggtcaaaccctaatttccacaccACATgggccaatgacatgccgtgcaagccacatctccgcgccaaggcatgccaaccatgccagccacaccacatgtgccaatgacatgccgtgccagccacatctccgcgccgaggcatgccaaccatgccagccgcaccacatgggccaatggcatgtcgtgccatccacatcttcaCGCCGAGGcacaccaaccatgccagccgcaccacatgtgcccatggcatgtcgtgccaaccacatctccgcgccgaggcatgccgaccatgccagtcgcaccacatgtgccaatgacatgccgtgccagccacatctccgcgccgaggcatgccgaccatgccatccgcaccacatgtgccaatggcatgccgtgccagccacatctccgcgccaaggcatgccaaccatgccagccgcaccacatgtgccaattgcatgtcgttccagccacatctccgcgctaaggcatgcttaccataccagccgcaccacggtgccaatagcatgccatgccaaccacatctccgcgccaaggcatgccaactatgctagCCGCACCCTGTGCCAAAGCCacgcggccctaccaccatgtcgttggcttccaaacgaatggttgcaacaataaacggctacccttccatctgagatgcagatctcagtcgtacaagttcgccacctaacacatggcaacttccggctcaaggtcaaacatcacggtttatgccaaaaccctaattttggccgcgcctaaaacatgccaaagccacgcgaCCCTTCCACCATGTCGCTggattccaaacgaagggttgcaacaatcaaaggatacccttccatttgagatgcagatctcagccgtacaagttcgccaactaacgcatggcaacttccggccaaagagccaaacatcacggtttatgccgaaaccctaattttggccgcgcctaaaacatgacaAAGCCATGCGGCCTTGCCACCATGCCGCTAGCTgctaaacgaagggttgcaacaatcaacgactacccttccatctgagatgcagatctcagccgtacaagttcgccacctaacgcatgaaaacttccgtcccaaggccaaacattacgatttataccaaaaccctaattttggccgcgcctaaaatatgccaaatccatgccctaccacatgccactggctgccaaacgaagggctgcaacaatcaacgactacccttcctcctgagatgcagatctcatccgtacaaactttccaccaaacgatttatggcaatctcttggccacggagccaattctttgccacgacgccaaaaccctaatttggtcgtgccaagagcatgcaagtgatgcaaccatgccgctggttgccaaacgaagggtttcaacaatctacggctacccttcctcctgagatgcagatctcatccgtacaaacctgctaccaaacgactcgtggcaatgtcttggttGCGATGCTAGCTCTTGGTCACGGCACTAACTTGGCTGCAATGCTAACTCTCTGTtaacggcaccaacctggctacgatgcctattctttggtcacgacaccaacttggctacaaacgccaaattctttggtcacgccacacgtagaaacatgctacacgttttccacgaaaacattcgagacatcaaaacatgtcacaaactgggggatgctcatcagggtattggtctggcggtttacagcgtgcggcgtacactacgcccgttacaagaaagtgtcataagagtgaggtggttattaaatacaagaagtaatgatgaaacgtttccttcattatggaaacatcaattccaggcattacccattaccgctttcttcaactgttttcacttcttacgagaccagcaTACGTTTAGTTGCGACTTGtacaaataggtctcacctatttccaccaaaggacaagttttggtcaggagcatacaacactcagaaatcacctgttagttttcacatctgttagctttccact
The nucleotide sequence above comes from Papaver somniferum cultivar HN1 chromosome 8, ASM357369v1, whole genome shotgun sequence. Encoded proteins:
- the LOC113306593 gene encoding NAC domain-containing protein 86-like — its product is MAPVGLPPGFRFHPTDEELVNYYLKRKIHGLKIELDIIPEVDLYKCEPWELAEKSFLPSRDPEWYFFGPRDRKYPNGFRTNRATRAGYWKSTGKDRRVSSQNRAIGMKKTLVYYRGRAPQGIRTDWVMHEYRLDDKDCEDTLGIQDSYALCRVFKKNGVCTEVTEDQVGQCSIPFVESSQMLSSNDYETMSPDVPIGSSPCMDEVENDKDDSWMQFITADAWDASSNPTLSGEDATSCIGFTS